A genomic region of Oryza glaberrima chromosome 1, OglaRS2, whole genome shotgun sequence contains the following coding sequences:
- the LOC127783726 gene encoding Bowman-Birk type bran trypsin inhibitor-like: MKNTMAAASILFFLLAGLAAASHGSTEDDTTTTTNTIRLPSDGGTLAATRRTRPWKCCDNIEQLPVRTNPPQWRCNDELEPGQCFRQCEACRDPPGRPFPGRPLICDDVFWGDDPGTSCAPSSEWPWGPCCDFAICTKSIPPICHCSDEVESCAAACGQCEMVDSWSWRPLFVCRDSFTGDPGPRCTPAMDN; encoded by the coding sequence ATGAAGAACACCATGGCTGCTGCTTCCATcctgttcttcctcctcgccggcctcgccgccgcctcccacggcAGCACAGAGGACGACACCAcgaccaccaccaacaccataCGCCTCCCGAGCGACGGAGGGACACTGGCGGCCACCAGGAGGACGAGGCCGTGGAAGTGCTGCGACAACATCGAGCAGCTGCCGGTGAGGACCAACCCGCCGCAGTGGCGCTGCAACGACGAGCTGGAGCCCGGGCAGTGCTTCCGCCAGTGCGAGGCGTGCCGGGATCCGCCGGGGCGGCCGTTCCCCGGCCGGCCGCTCATCTGCGACGACGTCTTCTGGGGCGACGACCCGGGCACCTCGTGCGCGCCGTCGTCGGAGTGGCCGTGGGGGCCGTGCTGCGACTTCGCCATCTGCACCAAGTCCATCCCTCCCATCTGCCACTGCTCCGACGAGGTGgagtcgtgcgccgccgcgtgcgGGCAGTGCGAGATGGTGGACTCGTGGTCGTGGCGCCCTCTCTTCGTCTGCCGTGACTCCTTCACTGGCGACCCAGGGCCCAGGTGCACACCTGCCATGGACAACTGA
- the LOC127783718 gene encoding Bowman-Birk type bran trypsin inhibitor-like, whose translation MSNTTMATSTILLFLLAGLAAAHGNGDTTIRLPSEGDAPPQPAKPWDCCDNIEMSPLKIFPPLYRCNDEVKQCSAACKECVEAPGDFPRGAFVCRDWYSTVDPGHMCTAPDQPTTKRPWKCCDNIVQLPHMIFPPFWRCDDELEPGKCTAACKSCREAPGPFPGPLICEDVYWGADPGPLCTPRPWGKCCDKAFCNKMNPPTCRCMDEVNKCAAACKDCQRVESSEPPRYVCKDRFTGQPGPMCKPRAQN comes from the coding sequence ATGAGCAACACCACCATGGCTACTTCCAccatccttctcttcctcctcgccggcctcgccgccgcccacggcaaCGGCGACACCACCATCCGTCTCCCCAGCGAAGGCGACGCACCACCGCAGCCCGCCAAACCCTGGGACTGCTGCGACAACATCGAGATGTCCCCGCTAAAGATCTTCCCGCCGCTGTACCGCTGCAACGACGAGGTGAAGCAGTGCTCCGCCGCCTGCAAGGAGTGCGTGGAGGCGCCCGGCGACTTCCCCCGCGGCGCCTTCGTGTGCCGCGACTGGTACTCGACGGTGGACCCGGGCCACATGTGCACGGCGCCGGATCAGCCGACGACGAAGAGGCCGTGGAAGTGCTGCGACAACATCGTGCAGCTGCCGCATATGATCTTCCCGCCGTTCTGGCGCTGCGACGACGAGCTGGAGCCCGGCAAGTGCACCGCCGCGTGCAAGTCGTGCAGGGAGGCGCCGGGGCCGTTCCCGGGGCCGCTCATCTGCGAGGACGTCTACTGGGGCGCCGACCCGGGCCCCTTGTGCACGCCGCGGCCATGGGGGAAATGCTGCGACAAGGCCTTCTGCAACAAGATGAACCCGCCGACCTGCCGCTGCATGGACGAGGTGAACAAGTGCGCCGCCGCGTGCAAGGATTGCCAGCGTGTGGAGTCGTCAGAGCCGCCTCGCTACGTCTGCAAGGACCGCTTCACCGGCCAGCCCGGGCCCATGTGCAAACCCCGAGCCCAGAACTAG
- the LOC127783673 gene encoding E3 ubiquitin-protein ligase SINA-like 11, translated as MQQMVIKSVSSPRCSGTEDSSAQDEQRPRGRQDRHPGGRRRDPTTGPESPVYLEGSRWSLSPAYQPSSRRPRDEEGCTYSRRRGRTGSRCNSPPRRRRRPRSCRSRSRTRSYECEDSRCCHMRPSPHSDDREDDDDEQEGSWYHPPADNEFTVRIDGVGADDGIFQCDGCFAMLSSPIYECANGDVICERCSYDDGGARVCRKCGTMELARSRAIGHLLRCIRFACKNRRYGCPSFLPRLDMDEHELSCDHEPCFCPICRCGFAGAADSLARHLTARHGWGCLRVAYGEAAVVPVQSPTILRADDGRIFHLSCTRERGGGGGTAMSMVCIRPDHVAGAEEEFTYEVRTACQRLQMQAAVEGTSLRYGMKDAVQARVTVPDDMLLRQGDAVQVFVRKATSAAGAANNN; from the exons ATGCAGCAGATGGTTATAAAATCTGTTTCATCGCCGAGATGTTCGGGAACAGAGGATTCCAGCGCCCAAGATGAGCAGCGGCCGCGTGGGCGACAGGATCGCCatcccggcggccggcggcgagacccGACGACCGGGCCGGAATCGCCGGTCTACCTTGAGGGCAGCCGTTGGTCGCTGTCGCCGGCCTACCAACCGAGCAGCCGTCGTCCTCGCGACGAGGAAGGGTGTACGTACtctcgccgtcgcggccgcaCCGGGAGCCGGTGCAACAGCCCTccccgacgtcgtcgtcggccaagaagctgccggagccggagccgcacACGCAGCTACGAGTGCGAGGACAGCCGGTGCTGCCACATGAGGCCGTCGCCGCACTCCGACGAcagggaagacgacgacgacgagcaggagGGGTCGTGGTACCACCCCCCTGCGGACAACGAGTTCACCGTCCGcatcgacggcgtcggcgccgacgacggcatcTTCCAGTGCGACGGATGCTTCGCCATGCTCTCCTCTCCCATCTACGAG TGTGCGAACGGGGATGTCATCTGCGAGAGATGCAGctacgacgacggcggcgccaggGTGTGCAGGAAATGCGGGACGATGGAGCTCGCCCGCAGCCGCGCCATCGGCCACCTGCTCCGGTGCATCCGGTTCGCGTGCAAGAACCGCAGGTACGGGTGCCCGTCGTTCCTCCCGCGGCTGGACATGGACGAGCACGAGCTCTCGTGCGACCACGAGCCCTGCTTCTGCCCGATCTGCCGCTGcggcttcgccggcgccgccgactccCTGGCGCGCCACCTGACCGCGCGGCACGGCTGGGGCTGCCTCCGCGTCGCGtacggggaggcggcggtggtgcccgTCCAGTCGCCGACCATCCTCCGCGCCGACGACGGGAGGATCTTCCACCTCAGCTGCACgcgggagcgcggcggcggcggcggcaccgccatGTCCATGGTGTGCATCCGCCCCgaccacgtcgccggcgccgaggaggagttCACCTACGAGGTGAGGACGGCGTGCCAGCGGCTGCAGatgcaggcggcggtggagggcacGTCGCTGCGGTACGGGATGAAGGACGCGGTCCAGGCCAGGGTGACGGTGCCCGATGACATGCTTCTCCGGCAGGGCGACGCCGTCCAGGTGTTCGTCCGAAAGGCgacgtccgccgccggcgccgccaatAACAACTAG
- the LOC127783697 gene encoding Bowman-Birk type bran trypsin inhibitor-like, translating into MSNNSMATSTILLFLLAVGGLAAAHGDTIRLPSEGDAPPQPAKPWDCCDDIEMSPLKIFPPLYRCNDEVKQCSAACKECVAAPAAGDSPCGGGAALVCRDWYSTEDPGKPCTPEREWPERTTKKRPWKCCDNIRRLPPRIHPPFWRCDDELKPGQCFAACKACREAPGPFPGPLICDDVYWGADPGPFCTPRPWGDCCDNTTCTKSIPPICSCGDKVAACDGACKDCQPVASSSEPPRFVCKDQFTGQPGPKCTPCTQN; encoded by the coding sequence ATGAGTAACAACAGCATGGCTACTTCCACCATCctgctcttcctcctcgccgtcggcggcctcgccgccgcccacggcgaCACCATCCGTCTCCCCAGCGAAGGCGACGCACCACCGCAGCCCGCCAAACCCTGGGACTGCTGCGACGATATCGAGATGTCCCCGCTAAAGATCTTCCCGCCGCTTTACCGCTGCAACGACGAGGTCAAGCAGTGCTCGGCCGCCTGCAAGGAgtgcgtggcggcgccggcggccggagactccccctgcggcggcggcgccgccctcgtctGCCGCGACTGGTACTCGACGGAGGACCCCGGCAAGCCGTGCACGCCGGAGCGGGAATGGCCGGAGCGGACGACGAAGAAGAGGCCGTGGAAGTGCTGCGACAACATCCGGCGGCTGCCGCCGAGGATCCACCCGCCGTTCTGGCGCTGCGACGACGAGCTCAAGCCCGGCCAGTGCTTCGCCGCGTGCAAGGCTTGCCGGGAGGCGCCGGGGCCATTCCCGGGGCCGCTCATCTGCGACGACGTCTACTGGGGCGCCGACCCGGGTCCCTTCTGCACGCCGCGGCCGTGGGGGGATTGCTGCGACAACACCACCTGCACCAAGTCGATCCCTCCAATCTGCAGCTGCGGCGACAAGGTGGCGGCATGCGACGGCGCGTGCAAGGATTGCCAGccggtggcgtcgtcgtcggagccGCCTCGCTTCGTCTGCAAGGATCAGTTCACCGGACAGCCAGGGCCCAAGTGCACACCATGCACTCAGAACTGA
- the LOC127783707 gene encoding Bowman-Birk type bran trypsin inhibitor: MSNTTMATSTILLFLLAGLAAAHGDGDTTIRLPSDGAKASRPRPAKPWDCCDNIEISPLMIYPPLYRCNDEVKQCAAACKECVEAPGGDFNGGAFVCSDWFSTVDPGPKCTAALDGPSMERPWKCCDNIKRLPTKPDPPQWRCNDELEPSQCTAACKSCREAPGPFPGKLICEDIYWGADPGPFCTPRPWGDCCDKAFCNKMNPPTCRCMDEVKECADACKDCQRVESSEPPRYVCKDRFTGHPGPVCKPRAEN, encoded by the coding sequence ATGAGCAACACTACCATGGCTACTTCCACCATCctgctcttcctcctcgccggcctcgccgccgcccacggcgacggcgacaccaCCATCCGTCTCCCCAGCGACGGCGCCAAAGCATCACGACCACGCCCCGCCAAACCATGGGACTGCTGCGACAACATCGAGATCTCCCCGCTAATGATCTACCCGCCACTGTACCGCTGCAACGACGAGGTGAAGcagtgcgccgccgcctgcaagGAGTGCGTGGAGGCGCCCGGCGGCGACTTCAACGGCGGCGCCTTCGTCTGCAGTGACTGGTTCTCGACGGTGGACCCCGGCCCCAAGTGCACGGCGGCGCTGGATGGGCCGTCGATGGAGAGGCCGTGGAAGTGCTGCGACAACATCAAGCGGCTGCCGACGAAGCCCGACCCGCCGCAGTGGCGCTGCAACGACGAGCTGGAGCCCAGCCAGTGCACCGCCGCGTGCAAGTCGTGCCGGGAGGCGCCGGGGCCATTCCCGGGGAAGCTCATCTGCGAGGACATCTACTGGGGCGCCGACCCGGGCCCCTTCTGCACGCCGCGGCCATGGGGAGATTGCTGCGACAAGGCCTTCTGCAACAAGATGAACCCGCCGACCTGCCGCTGCATGGACGAGGTGAAGGAGTGCGCCGACGCGTGCAAGGATTGCCAGCGCGTGGAGTCGTCGGAGCCGCCTCGCTACGTCTGCAAGGACCGCTTCACCGGCCATCCCGGCCCCGTGTGCAAACCCCGAGCGGAGAACTAG